The Thermobispora bispora DSM 43833 genome window below encodes:
- a CDS encoding prenyltransferase, which translates to MRRLPEVGGIITAEQVLQTAESIAAIQEPDGGVPWPEGHVDAWNHIECLMALTVAGLTEEARKGFDWLVRHQRPDGSWPRKLVRGEPVETAGESNHAAYIAVGVWHDLLITGDEDFARRMWPTVVRALDFVVGLQTRRGEILWLREPDGTPADYALLTGSSSIYQGLRCGALLAERLGDPQPDWEVAADRLGHVIAHHPEAFADKSRFAMDWYYPVLGGAVRGEAAHQRLDEGWATFVVPGLGVRCVSDQPWVTGAESCELVLALDAVGRREEALRVFADMQHLRHEDGSYWTGWQFVNRRHFPHERSGYTAAAVILAADALARATPASGLFRDAGGHLVRAVGECGCEIARA; encoded by the coding sequence ATGAGGCGGCTTCCGGAGGTCGGCGGCATCATCACCGCCGAGCAGGTGCTGCAGACCGCGGAGAGCATCGCCGCCATCCAGGAGCCGGACGGCGGGGTGCCGTGGCCGGAGGGCCACGTCGACGCGTGGAACCATATCGAGTGCCTCATGGCGCTCACCGTCGCCGGGCTGACCGAGGAGGCCCGGAAGGGCTTCGACTGGCTGGTACGGCACCAGCGCCCGGACGGCTCCTGGCCGCGGAAGCTCGTCCGCGGCGAGCCGGTGGAGACGGCCGGCGAGTCGAACCACGCGGCGTACATCGCGGTCGGGGTCTGGCACGACCTGCTGATCACCGGGGACGAGGACTTCGCCCGCCGGATGTGGCCGACCGTGGTCCGCGCCCTCGACTTCGTGGTCGGGCTGCAGACCCGCCGCGGGGAGATCCTCTGGCTGCGCGAGCCCGACGGGACCCCGGCCGACTATGCGCTGCTCACCGGGTCGTCCTCGATCTACCAGGGGCTGCGCTGCGGCGCGCTGCTCGCCGAACGGCTCGGCGACCCCCAGCCGGACTGGGAGGTCGCCGCGGACCGGCTCGGGCACGTGATCGCGCACCACCCGGAGGCGTTCGCCGACAAGAGCCGGTTCGCCATGGACTGGTACTACCCGGTCCTCGGCGGCGCGGTCCGCGGGGAGGCGGCCCACCAGCGGCTCGACGAGGGGTGGGCGACGTTCGTGGTGCCCGGGCTCGGCGTCCGCTGCGTCTCCGACCAGCCGTGGGTGACCGGCGCGGAGTCCTGCGAGCTCGTGCTCGCCCTCGACGCGGTGGGCCGCCGGGAGGAGGCCCTGCGGGTCTTCGCCGACATGCAGCACCTGCGGCACGAGGACGGCTCCTACTGGACCGGCTGGCAGTTCGTGAACCGGCGGCACTTCCCCCACGAGCGCTCCGGGTACACCGCGGCCGCGGTGATCCTCGCGGCCGACGCCCTGGCCCGGGCGACCCCGGCCTCGGGCCTGTTCCGGGACGCGGGAGGCCACCTGGTCCGCGCCGTGGGCGAGTGCGGGTGCGAGATCGCCCGCGCCTGA
- a CDS encoding TetR family transcriptional regulator: MRASRAVADAAVSKPERRTGTDDQPVVSGSRVRSQHQRRRRIVQAAAALASRGGVEAMQMRTVAERAGVALGTLYRYFPSKMDLIVAVVSEEIDLLESSIERRPPSSPSPAGRATDVLMRAARGLMREPELADALLRSLITSEVGMTFSDRLAALVLRAAGIVPDSEPTPEQVAIADALASFWVHELLELLRGNRTYDEAQQRIEAVAARLLP, from the coding sequence ATGCGTGCCTCGCGAGCAGTGGCGGACGCCGCGGTGTCGAAGCCGGAGCGACGGACCGGCACGGACGATCAGCCGGTCGTCAGCGGTTCGCGGGTGCGAAGCCAGCACCAGCGGCGCAGGCGCATCGTCCAGGCCGCCGCGGCGCTCGCCTCGCGCGGCGGGGTCGAGGCCATGCAGATGCGGACGGTCGCCGAGCGGGCCGGCGTCGCCCTCGGCACGCTCTACCGCTACTTCCCGTCCAAGATGGACCTCATCGTGGCGGTGGTGAGCGAGGAGATCGACCTGCTCGAGTCGAGCATCGAGCGCCGGCCGCCGAGCTCCCCCTCCCCCGCCGGGCGCGCCACGGACGTGCTCATGCGCGCGGCACGCGGGCTGATGCGGGAGCCGGAGCTCGCCGACGCCCTGCTCCGGTCGCTCATCACCTCCGAGGTCGGGATGACCTTCAGCGACCGGCTGGCCGCGCTGGTGCTGCGGGCCGCCGGCATCGTTCCGGACAGCGAGCCAACGCCCGAGCAGGTGGCGATCGCCGACGCGCTCGCCAGCTTCTGGGTCCACGAGCTGCTCGAGCTGCTGCGGGGGAACCGCACCTACGACGAGGCACAGCAGCGGATCGAGGCCGTGGCGGCGCGCCTGCTCCCCTGA
- a CDS encoding GDP-mannose 4,6-dehydratase, with translation MARRALLTGITGQDGSYLAEHLLREGYEVWGLVRGQANPRVARVRKLLKDVRLIRGDLLDQGSLIAAVEKVQPDEVYNLGAISYVPMSWEQAELTAEVTGMGVLRMLEAIRVCSGITASRTPTGGQIRFYQASSSEMFGQVRETPQTELTPFHPRSPYGVAKAFGHFLTQNYRESYGMFAVSGILFNHESPRRGVEFVTRKVSLGVARIKLGMAKELRLGNLDARRDWGFAGDFVRAMHLMVTAPKPEDYVIGTGRMHSVRDLVEVAFATVGLNWRDYVVTDPSLYRPAEVDLLCADPKKAKTQLGWEPKVSFEELVQMMVESDLRLLSSGRDPEHDLAW, from the coding sequence TTGGCCAGGCGCGCGCTGCTTACCGGCATCACCGGTCAAGACGGCTCCTATCTCGCCGAGCATCTCCTGAGGGAAGGGTACGAGGTCTGGGGCCTCGTCCGCGGCCAGGCCAACCCGCGCGTGGCCAGGGTGCGCAAGCTGCTCAAAGACGTCCGCCTCATCCGCGGCGACCTGCTCGACCAGGGCTCGCTCATCGCCGCCGTCGAGAAGGTGCAGCCCGACGAGGTCTACAACCTCGGCGCGATCTCCTACGTGCCGATGTCCTGGGAACAGGCCGAGCTCACCGCCGAGGTGACCGGCATGGGGGTGCTCCGCATGCTGGAGGCGATCCGGGTCTGCTCCGGCATCACCGCCTCCCGTACCCCCACCGGCGGGCAGATCCGGTTCTACCAGGCCTCGTCGTCGGAGATGTTCGGGCAGGTCCGGGAGACCCCGCAGACCGAGCTCACCCCGTTCCACCCCCGGTCCCCGTACGGCGTGGCCAAGGCGTTCGGGCACTTCCTCACCCAGAACTACCGCGAGTCGTACGGGATGTTCGCGGTCTCCGGGATCCTCTTCAACCACGAGTCGCCCCGGCGCGGGGTGGAGTTCGTCACCCGCAAGGTCTCGCTCGGGGTCGCGCGGATCAAGCTCGGCATGGCCAAGGAGCTGCGCCTCGGCAACCTCGACGCCCGCCGCGACTGGGGCTTCGCCGGCGACTTCGTCCGCGCCATGCACCTCATGGTCACCGCGCCGAAGCCCGAGGACTACGTCATCGGCACCGGCCGGATGCACTCGGTCCGCGATCTCGTGGAGGTCGCGTTCGCCACGGTCGGCCTCAATTGGCGGGACTACGTGGTCACCGATCCGTCGCTCTACCGCCCGGCCGAGGTGGACCTGCTCTGCGCCGACCCGAAGAAGGCGAAGACCCAGCTCGGCTGGGAGCCCAAGGTCTCGTTCGAGGAGCTGGTCCAGATGATGGTCGAGTCCGACCTGCGGCTCCTCTCGAGCGGGCGCGACCCGGAGCACGATCTGGCCTGGTGA
- a CDS encoding TetR family transcriptional regulator: MSAMEERGRIGRAIRRARRDRGISLRELARLVGVSPGTISAIENGKTGITIARLSRIASALGVPPAALLEEPPPERAAGPPPGAGEPGEWRHFAPLPIDGVLAAAIRSFVATGYHGASMRDIAQQANMSVPGVYHHYLNKQELLVRILDIAMQDLIWRVERARDEGTGPLERIALVVEALALFHTRRSDLAFIGASEMRSLEPENRRKIAAMRDHVQHVLDRLIDEAVAEGRVEAEDARMAGKAIATMCTSLPSWFRIGGPMTPEEIAKQYARFALGLLGAKTGG; the protein is encoded by the coding sequence ATGTCCGCAATGGAGGAACGTGGCCGAATCGGCCGGGCCATCCGGCGCGCCCGCCGGGACCGTGGGATCTCCCTGCGGGAGCTCGCCCGGCTCGTGGGGGTGAGCCCGGGCACGATCAGCGCCATCGAGAACGGCAAGACGGGGATCACCATCGCCCGGCTCAGCCGGATCGCCTCGGCGCTCGGCGTCCCGCCCGCCGCCCTGCTCGAGGAGCCGCCCCCGGAGCGCGCCGCGGGCCCGCCGCCGGGCGCCGGGGAGCCCGGGGAGTGGCGGCACTTCGCCCCGCTGCCGATCGACGGGGTGCTCGCCGCGGCGATCCGCTCCTTCGTCGCGACGGGCTACCACGGCGCGAGCATGCGCGACATCGCCCAGCAGGCGAACATGAGCGTCCCCGGGGTCTACCACCACTACCTGAACAAGCAGGAACTGCTGGTGCGGATCCTCGACATCGCCATGCAGGACCTGATCTGGCGGGTGGAACGGGCGCGGGACGAGGGGACCGGGCCGCTGGAGCGGATCGCACTGGTCGTCGAGGCGCTCGCGCTGTTCCACACCCGGCGCAGCGACCTGGCCTTCATCGGGGCGAGCGAGATGCGCAGCCTCGAGCCGGAGAACCGCCGGAAGATCGCCGCGATGCGCGACCACGTCCAGCACGTCCTCGACCGGCTCATCGACGAGGCCGTGGCGGAGGGCCGGGTCGAGGCCGAGGACGCGCGGATGGCCGGCAAGGCGATCGCCACCATGTGCACCAGCCTGCCGAGCTGGTTCCGGATCGGCGGGCCCATGACGCCCGAGGAGATCGCCAAGCAGTACGCGCGGTTCGCGCTGGGCCTGCTCGGGGCGAAGACCGGCGGCTGA
- a CDS encoding class I SAM-dependent methyltransferase, giving the protein MLTVDFDRLPVGPGNRVLDLGAGGGRHAFEVLRRGADVVAFDMNAEELAGVRAMFAAMVKEGQVPPGASGDTVVGDALAMPFPDASFDRVIAAEVLEHIPDDMTAMREIVRVLKPGGLVAVTVPSFLPERICWALSEEYHTAPGGHVRIYTLAELKAKLKACGLRVGPHHYAHGLHSPYWWIKCAVGVKNDDHPLAKAYHELLVWDIVKRPRITRLAEAVLNPLIGKSVVVYARKPA; this is encoded by the coding sequence GTGCTGACCGTCGACTTCGACCGGCTGCCCGTAGGGCCGGGGAACCGGGTTCTCGACCTGGGTGCCGGGGGTGGCCGGCACGCCTTCGAAGTGCTGCGCCGGGGCGCCGACGTGGTCGCGTTCGACATGAACGCCGAGGAGCTGGCCGGCGTGCGCGCGATGTTCGCCGCGATGGTGAAGGAGGGGCAGGTCCCGCCCGGCGCCAGCGGCGACACGGTGGTCGGCGACGCGCTCGCCATGCCCTTCCCGGACGCCAGCTTCGACCGGGTGATCGCCGCCGAGGTGCTCGAGCACATCCCGGACGACATGACCGCGATGCGGGAGATCGTCCGGGTGCTCAAGCCCGGCGGCCTGGTCGCCGTCACCGTGCCGAGCTTCCTCCCCGAGCGCATCTGCTGGGCGCTCTCCGAGGAGTACCACACGGCCCCCGGCGGGCACGTCCGGATCTACACGCTCGCCGAGCTGAAGGCCAAGCTGAAGGCCTGCGGCCTCCGGGTGGGCCCGCACCACTACGCCCACGGCCTGCACTCGCCGTACTGGTGGATCAAGTGCGCCGTCGGGGTGAAGAACGACGACCACCCGCTCGCCAAGGCCTACCATGAGCTCCTCGTGTGGGACATCGTGAAACGGCCCCGGATCACCCGGCTGGCCGAGGCAGTGCTCAACCCGCTCATCGGCAAGAGCGTGGTGGTCTACGCCCGGAAGCCGGCATGA
- a CDS encoding class I SAM-dependent methyltransferase — MPAELREVAERVKGFMPPEEGLALFEVARAYGSRGPICEIGTYCGKSAVYLGAGARLAGTVVFTVDHHRGSEEIQPGWPHHDPELVNPRTGRMDSLPFFRETIEAAGLENEVIAIVGDSATVARYWNTPLAVLFIDGGHSEEPVTQDYEGWAPHVIEGGALVFHDIYPDPADGGQAPYRVYLRALASGAFKEVRVVGSLRVLERTDRPFG; from the coding sequence ATGCCCGCCGAGCTCCGCGAGGTCGCGGAACGGGTCAAGGGCTTCATGCCGCCCGAGGAAGGGCTCGCCCTGTTCGAGGTCGCCCGGGCGTACGGCTCCCGCGGGCCGATCTGCGAGATCGGCACCTACTGCGGCAAGTCGGCCGTGTACCTCGGCGCCGGGGCGCGCCTGGCCGGCACGGTGGTGTTCACCGTCGACCACCACCGGGGCTCGGAGGAGATACAGCCGGGGTGGCCGCACCACGACCCCGAGCTGGTGAACCCGCGGACCGGCCGGATGGACTCCCTGCCGTTCTTCCGGGAGACGATCGAGGCCGCCGGCCTGGAGAACGAGGTGATCGCGATCGTCGGCGACTCGGCCACCGTGGCGCGGTACTGGAACACCCCGCTCGCCGTGCTGTTCATCGACGGCGGCCACTCGGAGGAGCCGGTCACCCAGGACTACGAGGGCTGGGCGCCGCACGTGATCGAGGGCGGGGCCCTGGTCTTCCACGACATCTACCCCGACCCCGCCGACGGCGGCCAGGCCCCCTACCGCGTCTACCTCCGCGCGCTCGCCTCCGGCGCGTTCAAAGAGGTCCGCGTGGTGGGCTCGCTCCGCGTCCTGGAGCGCACGGACCGGCCCTTCGGCTGA
- a CDS encoding glycosyltransferase family 4 protein codes for MTERLRVALLSYRSKPTCGGQGVYLRHISRELVALGHHVEVFSGQPYPELEDGVILNKVPSLDLYRDDDPFRTPKREEYRDWIDRLEYITMRLGGFPEPLTFSLRAYRELKKRIGDFDVVHDNQTLGYGLLGIKRHFPVVGTIHHPISVDRRIELANATGWRKLSLRRWYGFVRMQSRVAPRLNPILTVSESSLLDIHRDFNVPQSAMRLVPLGVDTRYFHPRPDLPRRPGSIIAVASADSPMKGVSVLLRSVAKLATERDVHLTVVSKPSPDGPTERLVGELSLHDRVRFVHGISDQELAELIATSEIAVVPSLYEGFSLPAVEHMACGTPLVASRTGALPEVVGDAAVLVTPGDTEELTAVLRRLLDSPEERAELSRKGHERVMERYAWPAVARRTVEVYREAIAAHAAR; via the coding sequence TTGACGGAGAGGCTGCGAGTCGCCCTGCTCTCCTATCGCAGCAAGCCCACATGCGGCGGCCAAGGGGTGTACCTGCGCCATATCAGCCGTGAGCTCGTCGCGCTGGGACACCACGTCGAGGTCTTCTCCGGCCAGCCGTACCCCGAGCTCGAGGACGGGGTGATCCTCAACAAGGTCCCCAGCCTGGACCTCTACCGTGACGACGACCCCTTCCGCACCCCCAAGCGCGAGGAGTACCGCGACTGGATCGACCGCCTCGAGTACATCACCATGCGGCTCGGCGGCTTCCCCGAGCCGCTCACCTTCAGCCTCCGCGCGTACCGGGAGCTGAAGAAGCGGATCGGCGACTTCGACGTGGTGCACGACAACCAGACCCTCGGCTACGGCCTGCTCGGCATCAAGCGGCACTTCCCGGTCGTCGGCACCATCCACCACCCGATCAGCGTGGACCGGCGGATCGAGCTCGCCAACGCCACCGGCTGGCGGAAGCTCTCCCTGCGCCGCTGGTACGGGTTCGTGCGGATGCAGAGCCGCGTCGCCCCCCGGCTCAACCCCATCCTCACCGTCAGCGAGTCATCGCTCCTCGACATCCACCGCGACTTCAACGTGCCCCAGTCCGCCATGCGGCTGGTCCCGCTCGGCGTGGACACCCGCTACTTCCACCCCCGGCCGGACCTGCCGCGGCGCCCCGGCTCGATCATCGCCGTGGCGAGCGCCGACTCGCCCATGAAGGGCGTCTCCGTGCTGCTGCGGTCGGTCGCCAAGCTCGCCACCGAGCGGGACGTCCACCTCACCGTGGTGAGCAAGCCATCGCCCGACGGGCCGACCGAGCGGCTCGTCGGCGAGCTCTCGCTCCACGACCGGGTGCGGTTCGTCCACGGGATCTCCGACCAGGAGCTCGCCGAGCTGATCGCGACCTCGGAGATCGCGGTCGTCCCCTCCCTGTACGAGGGGTTCTCCCTCCCCGCGGTCGAGCACATGGCCTGCGGCACGCCGCTGGTGGCCTCGCGGACCGGGGCGCTGCCCGAGGTGGTCGGCGACGCGGCGGTACTGGTCACCCCGGGCGACACCGAGGAGCTCACCGCCGTGCTGCGCCGCCTGCTCGACTCGCCTGAGGAGCGCGCCGAGCTCAGCCGCAAGGGCCACGAGCGCGTCATGGAGCGCTATGCGTGGCCGGCGGTGGCCCGGCGCACCGTGGAGGTCTACCGGGAGGCCATCGCGGCCCACGCCGCCCGCTGA
- a CDS encoding alcohol dehydrogenase catalytic domain-containing protein gives MRGALLHQVGDDTLDIRDDFTLTPVGPTDVRVRIRATGVCHSDLSVMTGVLPMPLPVLPGHEGAGEVVEVGDHVTSVRPGDHVIINWTPACGDCTYCIGGQPTLCTTFLAKSFREPRFRFDGDRPAYGMAGCGTWAEEIVIPWQGAIKIDPGVPFEIAALIGCGVTTGLGAVVNTVKVRPGSTVAVVGCGGVGLSVIQGARIAGAATILAIDPLESKHALAKKVGATHACTPDQLPDAIQTLTGGLGFDYGFEVVGKSAAIMTAWQATRRGGDVVIVGAGAMDDMVQLSAFQLLFDGKNILSSLYGDADVRRDFPRFARMYQAGLLDLDSMISARITLDDLNDAVAALRSGEVLRQVVVFD, from the coding sequence ATGCGCGGCGCGCTCTTACACCAGGTCGGGGACGACACGCTCGACATCCGTGACGACTTCACCCTCACCCCGGTCGGCCCCACCGATGTGCGGGTGCGCATCCGGGCGACCGGGGTCTGCCATTCCGATCTGTCGGTGATGACGGGCGTGCTGCCCATGCCGCTGCCGGTGCTCCCCGGCCACGAGGGCGCCGGCGAGGTGGTGGAGGTGGGCGACCACGTCACCTCCGTGCGCCCGGGCGACCACGTCATCATCAACTGGACGCCCGCCTGCGGTGACTGCACCTACTGCATCGGCGGCCAGCCCACCCTGTGCACCACGTTCCTGGCGAAGAGCTTCCGGGAGCCGCGGTTCCGCTTCGACGGCGACCGGCCCGCGTACGGCATGGCGGGGTGCGGTACCTGGGCGGAGGAGATCGTCATCCCCTGGCAGGGCGCGATCAAGATCGACCCCGGCGTGCCGTTCGAGATCGCCGCGCTGATCGGGTGCGGGGTGACCACCGGCCTCGGCGCGGTGGTCAACACCGTGAAGGTGCGCCCGGGGTCGACCGTGGCGGTGGTCGGCTGCGGCGGGGTCGGCCTCTCGGTGATCCAGGGGGCCCGGATCGCGGGGGCGGCCACGATCCTCGCCATCGACCCCCTGGAGTCCAAGCACGCGCTCGCCAAGAAGGTCGGCGCCACCCACGCCTGCACCCCGGACCAGCTCCCCGACGCGATCCAGACCCTCACCGGCGGGCTCGGCTTCGACTACGGCTTCGAGGTGGTCGGCAAGTCGGCGGCGATCATGACCGCCTGGCAGGCGACCCGGCGCGGCGGCGACGTGGTCATCGTGGGCGCCGGGGCCATGGACGACATGGTGCAGCTCTCCGCCTTCCAGCTCCTCTTCGACGGCAAGAACATCCTCAGCTCGCTGTACGGCGACGCCGACGTGCGCCGGGACTTCCCGCGGTTCGCGCGGATGTACCAGGCGGGGCTGCTCGACCTCGACAGCATGATCAGCGCCCGGATCACGCTCGACGACCTCAACGACGCCGTGGCCGCGCTGCGGAGCGGTGAGGTGCTCCGCCAGGTCGTGGTCTTCGACTGA
- a CDS encoding MSMEG_6728 family protein, translating into MQTFLPYPGFAATARVLDLRRLGRQRVEALMVLRALTVPGYGWQHHPAVRMWEGYEEALARYGLEICAAWAALGHTDTCAAAICDRLRADFGIAAPRTQAELGAAGDLPPWLGDPAFHRSHRSALLRKNPGHYRRYFPDDPDDLPYVWPLSDRPRSRPRAGG; encoded by the coding sequence GTGCAGACCTTCCTGCCCTACCCGGGCTTCGCCGCCACCGCGCGCGTCCTCGACCTGCGCCGCCTCGGCCGGCAGCGGGTCGAGGCGCTGATGGTGCTCCGCGCCCTCACCGTCCCCGGGTACGGCTGGCAGCACCACCCCGCGGTGCGGATGTGGGAGGGGTACGAGGAGGCGCTGGCCCGCTACGGGCTGGAGATCTGCGCGGCATGGGCCGCCCTGGGCCACACCGACACCTGTGCGGCCGCGATCTGCGACCGGCTCCGCGCCGACTTCGGCATCGCCGCGCCCCGGACCCAGGCCGAGCTGGGCGCGGCCGGCGATCTTCCTCCGTGGCTGGGCGACCCGGCCTTCCACCGCAGCCACCGCTCCGCGCTGCTCCGCAAGAACCCCGGCCACTACCGGCGGTACTTCCCGGACGACCCGGACGACCTGCCCTACGTCTGGCCGCTCTCCGACCGGCCGCGCTCGCGCCCGCGCGCCGGCGGGTGA
- a CDS encoding sigma factor-like helix-turn-helix DNA-binding protein, which translates to MTASLMGQQRSRGELIAQLYERHAAGLFAYCHDQLGDPDSASDAVTAVFTQIPAAEPPRAALYALARREIFRRDVRRPAPAVDSAIDPIASLIDRVFREMPPHQREALLLAAVCGLTPAELAAVLDVAPDTAEQLTAGARNRFTRSLRAAVTAARSAPYTPPELIAAYDALEMARVEDVLARKPWRRPTASLRNRVLGMTGDLEPAPPPDPQWSGTGSWPAIPPLAPAEPGPITGPITGPVSTGTALERDEAKTEPIPKVSEPSPSGGRRRRSRAAPATGAPAAEAPTASGPQTQEIPAVPAVAAGTAPAAPGVPARETPAVPEPPVHGLTDAPPLWTRDGIAAPGAANRGAPAAPGTPARETDPASGGPAEATAHGEPRPKEAAGAARETVTAPESPARETASRPETRSREAGPTATEDRRQADDSFDAFRPAERKASTATPGTGAPEDAASAGEPARKPEKTRRRPDASSPATGKGPGGRDADRGDGGTAGQERVRPKRERHHDWLWELAGLLLCLLIAFLVFTLVPGFTGP; encoded by the coding sequence GTGACCGCATCGCTCATGGGTCAGCAGCGGTCCCGGGGCGAACTGATCGCCCAGCTCTATGAGCGGCACGCCGCCGGGCTGTTCGCGTACTGCCACGACCAGCTCGGCGACCCCGACTCGGCCTCCGACGCGGTGACCGCCGTGTTCACCCAGATCCCGGCGGCCGAACCGCCCCGCGCCGCGCTGTACGCGCTCGCCCGCCGGGAGATCTTCCGCCGGGACGTGCGCCGCCCGGCCCCCGCGGTCGATTCGGCGATCGACCCGATCGCCTCGCTCATCGACCGGGTGTTCCGCGAGATGCCGCCGCACCAGCGGGAGGCCCTGCTCCTGGCCGCCGTGTGCGGGCTCACCCCCGCCGAGCTCGCCGCCGTGCTCGACGTGGCCCCGGACACCGCCGAACAGCTCACCGCCGGGGCGCGGAACCGGTTCACCCGGTCCCTCCGCGCCGCGGTGACCGCGGCCCGCTCCGCGCCGTACACCCCGCCGGAGCTCATCGCCGCGTACGACGCGCTCGAGATGGCGCGGGTGGAGGACGTGCTCGCCCGGAAACCGTGGCGCCGCCCGACCGCGAGCCTGCGCAACCGGGTGCTCGGCATGACGGGTGACCTGGAGCCGGCCCCGCCCCCGGACCCGCAGTGGTCTGGGACCGGTTCGTGGCCGGCCATCCCGCCGCTCGCCCCGGCCGAGCCCGGCCCGATCACCGGCCCCATCACCGGACCGGTGAGCACGGGGACGGCTCTGGAGCGGGACGAGGCGAAGACCGAGCCGATCCCCAAGGTGAGCGAACCGAGCCCGTCCGGCGGGCGCCGTCGCCGGTCGCGCGCCGCGCCCGCGACCGGCGCCCCGGCCGCGGAGGCGCCCACGGCGTCCGGCCCGCAGACTCAGGAGATCCCGGCCGTGCCGGCTGTCGCGGCCGGTACGGCCCCGGCCGCTCCCGGCGTTCCGGCCCGGGAGACGCCGGCCGTACCCGAACCGCCGGTCCACGGGCTGACGGACGCTCCCCCGCTCTGGACGCGGGACGGCATCGCCGCACCAGGGGCCGCGAACCGGGGCGCCCCGGCGGCACCCGGCACCCCGGCCCGGGAGACCGACCCCGCATCCGGCGGCCCCGCGGAGGCCACGGCCCATGGGGAGCCCCGCCCCAAGGAGGCCGCGGGGGCCGCCCGGGAGACCGTCACCGCCCCGGAGAGCCCGGCACGGGAGACCGCGTCCCGTCCGGAGACCCGCTCCCGGGAGGCCGGGCCCACCGCCACGGAGGACCGGCGGCAGGCCGACGACTCGTTCGACGCGTTCCGCCCCGCCGAACGGAAGGCGTCCACCGCCACGCCCGGCACCGGCGCGCCGGAGGACGCCGCATCGGCCGGGGAACCCGCGCGGAAGCCGGAGAAGACCCGGCGCCGGCCGGATGCGTCGAGCCCGGCCACCGGGAAGGGGCCCGGAGGCCGTGACGCGGACCGCGGCGACGGCGGTACGGCCGGGCAGGAGCGGGTCCGGCCGAAGCGGGAGCGCCACCACGACTGGCTGTGGGAGCTGGCCGGGCTGCTGCTCTGCCTGCTCATCGCCTTCCTCGTGTTCACCCTGGTCCCGGGCTTCACCGGGCCGTAG
- a CDS encoding cyclase family protein, producing the protein MTEIPTMEELLRDAPKNWGKWGDDDEVGALNYLTADEVFRGVRHIRSGKVFTLQRVIGHPSGDPVWPGRTPAQRTMILDESSWDRDDAPQFPGGLHYADDKIDAFLQGSTQYDALGHVWYGGQIWNGYDARTTIGGLEKASVEPIAERGVVGRGILLDMARFRGKTNLDKGETFTHEDLMACAEAQGTSIEKRDILIIRTNFLRLFYEQGEKFYEDFCEPGLVYSPELVQWFADMEIPNLVTDTIANEVTIDPNHGVALPLHCALMRNLGVVLTEICDLERLAEDCAADGQYTFLYVAAPLKIRKAAGSPVNPVVIK; encoded by the coding sequence ATGACCGAAATCCCCACGATGGAGGAACTGCTCCGCGACGCTCCGAAGAACTGGGGGAAATGGGGGGATGACGACGAAGTCGGCGCGCTGAACTACCTCACCGCCGATGAGGTGTTCCGCGGCGTCCGGCACATCAGGTCGGGCAAGGTCTTCACCCTGCAGCGCGTCATCGGGCATCCCAGCGGCGACCCGGTCTGGCCGGGCCGTACCCCGGCCCAGCGGACCATGATCCTCGACGAGTCGAGCTGGGACCGCGACGACGCCCCGCAGTTCCCGGGCGGGCTGCACTACGCGGACGACAAGATCGACGCCTTCCTCCAGGGGTCCACCCAGTACGACGCCCTCGGCCACGTCTGGTACGGCGGGCAGATCTGGAACGGGTACGACGCGCGCACCACCATCGGCGGTCTGGAGAAGGCGAGCGTCGAGCCGATCGCCGAGCGCGGCGTCGTCGGCCGGGGCATCCTCCTCGACATGGCCCGCTTCCGCGGGAAGACGAACCTCGACAAGGGCGAGACCTTCACCCACGAGGACCTGATGGCCTGCGCCGAGGCCCAGGGCACCTCGATCGAGAAGCGCGACATCCTGATCATCCGCACGAACTTCCTGCGGCTCTTCTACGAGCAGGGCGAGAAGTTCTACGAGGACTTCTGCGAGCCCGGCCTGGTCTACAGCCCCGAGCTCGTCCAGTGGTTCGCCGACATGGAGATCCCCAACCTGGTCACCGACACGATCGCCAACGAGGTGACCATCGACCCGAACCACGGCGTGGCCCTGCCCCTGCACTGCGCGCTCATGCGCAACCTCGGCGTCGTGCTCACCGAGATCTGCGACCTGGAGCGGCTCGCCGAGGACTGCGCCGCCGACGGGCAGTACACCTTCCTCTACGTCGCCGCCCCGCTGAAGATCCGCAAGGCCGCCGGTT
- a CDS encoding ferredoxin, producing MKIKVNYEACEANGVCMGLVPEVFHLDEEDQLHVLMPEPPAELLDRVRHAVRSCPKAALSLE from the coding sequence ATGAAGATCAAGGTCAACTACGAAGCCTGCGAGGCCAACGGCGTCTGCATGGGCCTCGTGCCCGAGGTGTTCCACCTCGACGAGGAGGACCAGCTCCACGTGCTCATGCCGGAACCTCCCGCCGAACTGCTCGACCGCGTCCGCCACGCGGTGCGGTCCTGCCCCAAGGCCGCGCTCTCGCTCGAGTGA